From the Pseudomonadota bacterium genome, the window GTGGACAGGGCGTGCATCGAGGAGAAGCCTGCCACCGAGATGGGGGTGATCACGGCCTCGGTGCCGCCCGCAAGCATGGCCTTCGCTTTGCCGTCGCGAATCATCTGCATCGCTTCACCGATGCTGTGCGCTCCGGTGGCGCAGGCCGTCACGATGGTGATGTTGGGGCCTCTGAGGCCGTGCATGATGCTCACCATGCACGACGCCATGTTGGCGATCATCATGGGGATGAAGAAGGGGCTCACCTTGTCCGGCCCACGCTCCATGAGAACGCGGTGCTGGTTCTCGAGGGTGTTCATGCCACCGATGCCGGACCCGATGATGACGCCGATGTCTGCTGCGTTCTCGGGGGTGATCTCGAGACCCGAGTCTGCAATGGCCAGCTTGGCGGCCGCCGCTGCGAAGTGCAGGCAGCGGTCCATCTTTCTGACCTCTTTCTTGGAGATGTAGTTCTCGGGGTTGAAGTCTTTGACCTCACCGCCGATCTTGCAGGCAAAGGCCGTCGTGTCGAAATGTGAGATCGGACCGATGCCGGATCTCCCGCCCTTGCATCCTTCCCAGAAGGTCTCCCACCCGATGCCCAGTGGTGTCAGCGCTCCGATGCCCGTCACCACGACCCGTCTCTTGCCCATGTGTCACCTCGAACGATGGTATTGATGCGTGTGGCCGGAGCAGTGCCTGCAAGCGTGCCGTCAGGCGCGCTCGCGTCGTTCGTCGACGCTTCGTCGAACACGGGCGCTTGCGGCGCCGCGCGTGCCGGCCTTTCC encodes:
- the fabF gene encoding beta-ketoacyl-[acyl-carrier-protein] synthase II, with the translated sequence MGKRRVVVTGIGALTPLGIGWETFWEGCKGGRSGIGPISHFDTTAFACKIGGEVKDFNPENYISKKEVRKMDRCLHFAAAAAKLAIADSGLEITPENAADIGVIIGSGIGGMNTLENQHRVLMERGPDKVSPFFIPMMIANMASCMVSIMHGLRGPNITIVTACATGAHSIGEAMQMIRDGKAKAMLAGGTEAVITPISVAGFSSMHALSTRNDEPTRASRPFDRDRDGFVMGEGAAVLLLEELETAKARGARIYGEVAGFGMSADAYHITNPQPEGLGVGKAMHAALEDAGMQASDVHYLNAHATSTPLGDRTETLAIRNALGDHANKIAVSSTKSMIGHMLGAAGAIETVVCLLACRDDIAPPTINYENPDPSCDLDYVPNTARSMRIDAALNNSYGFGGQNAVLAVRKYRPDA